GAGTAATATGTAATTTAGAGTTATGTTAGATACACGTTGAGAGTTACACATGATTACacgattttgaaattttatataaCAATTATTCGAGTaagaatataaaatttattaatagaatatgataattattctaaaattcatatttatatacattaaaattcaatttttttaaaagtattttattcttgtaattgttattaaaattaaatcatctatgtaaaaaaaattatttccaaGTGCAGACAAAAAGCACAATTTCAAACGTGATAAGAACAGTAAAAATCGTCGCCTCGAATCACTCCTTATCCGCAAGAATGGGGCCAAGTCCGCCGCCGCCCCTGCCCGAGCATTCCTCCACTACGGAGCCGTGGGCGGTGGCAATATTCTATTCTATTAATCATTTCTCACACTTAAGGTCCTCGTTTCGCCAGGTGGGATCATTCCACTATGCGAAACGACAGAGTTGTCGCTTTCGCCAACCCAACAAATTTCAAATCCCACACAAGCTTATTAACCCGAAACCCCATAATTGTTGATGGTCGGTAATATTATATAGTGAAAATTGAGTCATCGATGGAGGTCACTAGGCCCCATTGGCCACCCACTATTCCTGTATTTAAGCCTTGACTTACCAGTGGGAGTAAAGCCATCAGCTGATCTATTCGAGAATTCTTGTTTGTTTTAGCGTGAAAAGAGAGAAGACATGGAGGGAAAAGAGGAGGATGTCCGTCTGGGAGCCAATAGGTTTGAGGAGAGGCAGGCGATCGGGACGGTGGCGCAGACCCAAGACAGGGATTACAAGGAGCCGCCGCCAGCGCCGCTGTTTGAGCCAGGGGAGCTGAGTTCTTGGTCCTTTTACAGAGCCGGGATTGCTGAATTTATCGCCACTTTTCTGTTTCTGTACGTGACTATTTTGACAGTCATGGGATATCAAAAGGCCGACTCCAAGTGCAGGACTGTTGGCATTCAAGGCATCGCTTGGGCTTTTGGTGGCATGATTTTTGCTCTTGTTTACTGCACTGCTGGGATTTCAGGTTATCTTCTTGGCTGAATTTACTGTGTGAAACAATTAACTTCTTTCCCAACAGCGGCGATGGCCGAGAAATCGTCGATattcgataaaaaaaaataatcatgttAGAGTTTATGGTGTTTCTAAATCTAAATCTCGATGTTTTGATGAAATTTTCAGGGGGGCACATCAATCCGGCGGTGACATTCGGGCTGTTCTTGGCGAGGAAACTGTCCCTAACTCGAGCCCTGTTCTACATGGTGATGCAATGCCTAGGGGCCATCTGTGGTGCGGGTGTGGTTAAGGGATTCAACAAGAACCTCTACGAGACAAAGGGCGGCGGCGCCAACACCATCAACCCTGGCTACACCAAGGGGGATGGCCTTGGTGCCGAAATCATTGGCACTTTCGTGCTTGTTTACACCGTCTTCTCCGCAACCGACGCCAAGCGTAGCGCCAGAGACTCCCACGTCCCCGTACGTCCTCAATCATCACCTTGTTTATATGAGTGGTGATTCCATGGTTTTGTTGTGTGTattctattaaaaaaaaatgtatcttATTTGCAAGATGGTAATTCAGTGATATTGTTTCAGATACTGGCACCTCTGCCTATCGGATTCGCGGTGTTCTTGGTGCACTTGGCCACCATCCCTGTCACCGGCACGGGTATCAACCCCGCCCGGAGTCTTGGAGCAGCCATCATCTACAACAAAGACCATGCTTGGGATGATCATGTACGCTAATTATCCTTGTCTTGTTCATATTTCTttccaaaaattataaaaaagggAAGGGAAGGAAACTTGAATCTTTAGCACCTGTTGTGATACAAGATTTACTGATCTATTTGATGGGTATATTGCAGTGGGTGTACTGGGTTGGACCATTCGTCGGGGCAGCACTCGCAGCTCTCTACCATGTAGTGGTGATCAGAGCCATTCCATTCAAGTCTAGGTGATTTTTCTGCCGAGACAAACACACTCCCTTCAACAACTGGCTGATGCTTTTTTACTTTGTTTCCTTTGTTGTTGTACGTATGCATTTGGAGTCATCAATTGTGTAATCTTATCCCACTTGGTTTGGTTGGCTAAGGTGTCATTGTAATACTTTTATGGATGTGAAATGGAAACTTGTAATAATAATAGAGCCGACCAGTCCTACATTGTCTCACTTCTTAATTTCACTTGCTTGCTTGGCCTCCACAAGTTGCGAATGTGCTTTTACAAAAACCTTCTCTAAACAATAGCCGAAACTTGACGATTGGATTCTCAGAACATGAGATGACATCGAGCGTGCTTCTATCGGTGTAGGGTCTGGTGGCGCCGAGTAATGCATTTGACTTGGGTTATTTAGGTAAGGCTTCGTTATCAAGATCGTGTTAAGAAAATTCACAAGTAGTATTTTAATTTATCCGTTTACTATCCTAAATAACAACTCAATTATTATATCCTACTCAGGGATATCAAAATCATATACGATTTACCAATCGATATGATTCAATCCAAAAAAAATATGTTCGGGTTTAGAGTTTTTCGGATTCGGGTGAGATCGAGTTGGACCCGATAGTTGACCCGAAAAATGATCGGATTGAcccgaaaatttaaattatttttttaaaatataattattaaatagtgcctacatttttatatattttatgtttgaaaaaatatttattttatatttatatatatcataaattttcataatttaatatttattttaaatattttttttattttttaaataattatttatttgattcagtaaatatactttattttttaacaattaaactttcaaatttaaatcatatatatgagggatattttgttattatgtgtttaaattaaaatattattattatatttgaattttatttaatttttaaaataaaatttaaaaatattcaacatcGGGTTGATTCAGGTTTGGGTTCATGTTGAgaattttcgggttcgggttgagtTTGGATTGagcaatttttgaatagtactATTGCTCAACTCGACCTAACGTACCCAAATTGACACCCACAATCGTACTATTATTTTAACGTGGAATGAAAAGATTGTTATTTTacgtaattaattattaaaaattaataaatattaacgtttaaaaatttattaaaattttgatataatataattaaatttaaaatagtaTTAcggaaaatattatataatttttttattatttgagatAATGATAATGGTCATTGATTCGATTTCtttatttcaattaaataaaaatataaaaaaatcatttataaattttcgtattaaaatcttaaacaataaataattaatttttttaaaagtcaaaATTTTTGTAGATAAATAAACTTTAGTTAATAAAATACTTTTTAAgaacatattaaaaatatttatattaaaattataattaaaatacataataataataataataataataataatagtagtaGTAGTAGTAGTAATTTACTGATAGTCAATATATCAAGTTCACGATGACGTTCAATATAGAAAGATTACACAATATCTTACTAATTTTCGAAATGACAGGAAGCCACTATATTCGTATATGGTGTGTAAGCTTTATCAAAGGCTTGGACTTAAAGTCAACAGAGAATTAATGAGCATTTAATGATGATAAGTACGGAGCATGTCCATTTTGTCGAAAAATAGTACATATGCTCTACTATAAATATGCAGTACATTTGTTGTGTTGTCTGGTGAACCGAgatgtgaagggcctaaaactcctttcttgaaaatttgcagaaaattaaaaattttctttttaaaagaacttaaatgaccTCGTTCATAAAATCattggtgaatcaagttcaatatttcaaaataatagcagcggaagaaaattaacgttttgccaacaataacaatttaaaaatatccaataactgattaaaattgtttgcggaataacataacaactgctgcactgaggtcctcgggtgccactactgccgacccaagctggctcactggtccccgccctcggccctggcctcatcaatacctacaacaatcaagtctagtgagcctaaagactcagcatgcatatatcacaggtaacgagtaaaaatctgaattaaaatgtgcatgagttaacatatcctgtcctgaggcatactgaaaataatctgtactgagcaattataatacgtgcataactgaactggaaatcactgtaaaaatatttgctccttggagcctgtactgaaataactgataaaattttctgttgagattatgttttacgcctgtggccactgcactaagctgaactgatcggtaactggctaccggggaggctgaaactgaactgagctggccggtcactggcgaccgggtggtaccatactgaactgatcggtcactggcgaccgtataaaataacactcccacatagtgaatgaaccacaagccatatcgcataaatctcaaaaataatcattttctatttaatgcacgtaaaataattaactggcataatgaaaattcctgtaattttaccaactggattggattggatcgttcccaggctcactgcaacctaactgtgccatgaaaaatatgcaatagcttaaacatgaccaactatgcaatttacgttcaaaagatgcgactatgatgcctaatgacttcgcatttaatcatgactccgagccaacctgaaccgacactgaaccgacgtatagtcatgattaaaatacgctgaaaaatcataaaataatgttcctaaaatgatagggtcgaaatctaggtggaatggaggccaaaacacgaaacgctctttcgagagtcaatttggcacattgcaccgtaaattctcgtacgacctcaaaaatgatccaaatgacgaacggtcgaaaacatgaccttcctaactcaatgaggcactgtccagtccaaggccatgggctaaaagccaaccaagaactcgaacgagcctctgaaccgacacagcaacttgctgtaatttccagcagctgcgcaactacaagacttgcattggtttcgagactattggccattaggggagtgaaccaccaaccagagactcttaccaacatcccaaggaatgatttcaaccatggctaagggccataggccagccacaatccgcatcacaccaaatcttaaccgaagggtccaaccgagagcaacatgcatgcgtgtgtggtgtttatgctatgatcgatgtcttgcgtcgttccagtggccatttgattgaccatggcatgatctagacatctagaagcatgatatgaaccgtggctaagggccataggccaaccaagatccataccaagcaacaaaaggaacgaaccaaaagctgaacaaatgaagaagccgaatggggaaaggggctgttttgacgttttgattaaaaaccgaggggctatggaccaagccaccaaaagggcaacttagtcacgtcttagacatgctagggaagtgatccaaccatggctataggcccttggggcagccaagatcagatccttcctccatgacaagaaactgaattctTTTCGAACAAGattctgcactaatggggaggttgctgtcatgtgctcgttccagcatgtatggaactgaaactcacgatctatcatggccctaacatgtcctagtacatgtctatatgaagcctcgagcccctggaacgatccatccctgaaatcgaaacaaaacataccaatcgtgaagcatggaagtcgataaaaatctgtgcagaattttctttcttgttttgctgaaaatttcggtttttgaaatgataaaatctgatcatgtactgaaaaataattaataatacgacttgattgaggtttgaaagagatctagacatgcctggtttcgtttcgaaagaaaacgaacgaaacgacgacgacgcggcacggaggaggtggagcgcttcttgtctacctttcttgctctcgatttctctcccttattttcctactggattcccacggttctcagcttaaaatttcactcatatttcgaaagaaaagagagggggaaaaatggttaggaaggtgaggagaaagggtgcaagatataaggaatgaatcaagactaagtccactctcctttgaaatttgaattgttgtttgatatcaagtctacttggggatgaggtggccgaatattagcttgttttctagtctaggatatgtccattaattaattaaattgtgctccc
The sequence above is a segment of the Primulina tabacum isolate GXHZ01 chromosome 6, ASM2559414v2, whole genome shotgun sequence genome. Coding sequences within it:
- the LOC142549229 gene encoding aquaporin PIP1-2: MEGKEEDVRLGANRFEERQAIGTVAQTQDRDYKEPPPAPLFEPGELSSWSFYRAGIAEFIATFLFLYVTILTVMGYQKADSKCRTVGIQGIAWAFGGMIFALVYCTAGISGGHINPAVTFGLFLARKLSLTRALFYMVMQCLGAICGAGVVKGFNKNLYETKGGGANTINPGYTKGDGLGAEIIGTFVLVYTVFSATDAKRSARDSHVPILAPLPIGFAVFLVHLATIPVTGTGINPARSLGAAIIYNKDHAWDDHWVYWVGPFVGAALAALYHVVVIRAIPFKSR